The following coding sequences lie in one Vanacampus margaritifer isolate UIUO_Vmar chromosome 16, RoL_Vmar_1.0, whole genome shotgun sequence genomic window:
- the pitpnab gene encoding phosphatidylinositol transfer protein alpha isoform — MLIKEFRVILPISVEEYQVGQLYSVAEASKNETGGGEGVEVLKNEPYEKDGEKGQYTHKIYHLQSKVPSFVRMLAPASALNIHEKAWNAYPYCRTVITNEYMKENFLIKIETWHKPDLGRQDNVHGLDAETWKKVDVVYIDIADRTQVEPKDYKPEEDPCRYKSVKTSRGPLGPDWRKELPNKKDCPHMCAYKLVTVKFKWWGLQNKVESFIQKQEKRLFTNFHRQLFCWIDKWIDLNMEDIRRMEEETRKELDEMRVKDPVKGMVALED; from the exons TAGAGTGATTCTTCCTATCTCAGTGGAAGAG TACCAAGTGGGCCAGCTGTACTCTGTGGCCGAGGCCAGCAAGAACGAGACGGGAGGCGGCGAAGGCGTGGAGGTGCTAAAAAACGAGCCCTACGAGAAAGATGGCGAGAAGGGCCAGTACACGCACAAAATCTACCACTTGCAGAG TaaagtgccgtccttcgtcagAATGTTAGCTCCGGCTTCAGCCCTCAACATCCACGAGAAAGCCTGGAACGCATACCCGTACTGTCGCACAG TTATCACT AATGAATACATGAAGGAGAACTTCCTGATCAAGATTGAGACGTGGCACAAACCTGACCTGGGACGCCAGGATAAC GTTCACGGTTTGGATGCAGAAACCTGGAAGAAAGTGGATGTCGTCTACATTGACATCGCCGACAGAACTCAAGTGGAGCCCAAG GACTACAAGCCAGAGGAGGATCCTTGCAGGTACAAGTCTGTGAAGACGTCACGAGGCCCTCTAGGACCAGACTGGCGG AAGGAGCTCCCCAACAAGAAAGACTGCCCACACATGTGTGCCTACAAGCTGGTCACGGTCAAGTTCAAGTGGTGGGGCTTGCAGAACAAAGTGGAAAGCTTCATCCAAAAG CAAGAGAAGCGCCTGTTCACCAACTTCCACCGTCAGTTGTTCTGCTGGATCGACAAGTGGATCGACTTGAACATGGAGGACATCCGCCGCATGGAGGAGGAGACGCGCAAGGAGCTGGACGAG ATGCGAGTGAAGGACCCAGTGAAAGGCATGGTGGCGCTAGAGGACTGA